In Lodderomyces elongisporus chromosome 1, complete sequence, a genomic segment contains:
- the PFS2 gene encoding pre-mRNA cleavage and polyadenylation factor (CPF) complex subunit (BUSCO:EOG09261LPY) — MNYGTSNDNNQGYHSNNNNRLARQQHNDPSSFQQQFSQQSSDNQPVNQEKKQAFRRITDHGNNMARWYIEKSIGKNTSSQQSIGVVRPDNSYLIDLLPTLAYSSSFNRNRKNNKANLAALDVDSKFVHLSSSKVKHNINTVKWTPEGRRLLVAAHSGEFTLWNGMTFNFETIMQAHESPILTMQYLNNDEWLLSGDQNGTVKYWQPNFNNVNNITAHANCVRDIAFSPNDSKFLTCGDDSLVKIWNFNNGKEERSLSGHNWEVKSADWHKDLGLIVSGSKDNLVKLWDPRVSECIATLHGFKHTVNTTRFQPCGTKRLLASVSRDRSCRVFDLTTMKDMLVIRDSETDLSCCSWHPQHASLLTTAAFNGSINHYILDTYIPNSNDAIPKKSSALSNVFNQAGSIEAVQKIPYAHERAVHALEYHPMGHLLCSAGSDKTARFWSRARPNDPMAWKDPVYTDEKNGAWYYAVNNNINAVMEDPSQARAKAANSGPGILPEGTHKGDDGSAPIGESSTNPMMAHLPGLNLPGLSF, encoded by the exons ATGAATTATGGGACAAGCAATGATAACAATCAGGGATATCACCTGAATAATAACAA TCGACTTGCACGACAACAGCATAATGACCCTTCATcatttcaacaacaattttcaCAGCAGAGCTCGGACAATCAACCTGTAAACcaggaaaagaaacaagcgTTTCGAAGAATCACAGACCACGGGAATAATATGGCACGATGGTACATTGAAAAATCGATTGGTAAGAATACCTCATCACAACAGTCGATTGGCGTTGTGCGTCCTGATAATTCATATTTAATTGATCTACTTCCCACCTTGGCCTACTCTTCAAGTTTCAATCGTAACCGAAAGAATAACAAAGCTAATCTTGCCGCATTGGATGTGGATTCCAAATTTGTTCACTTGAGTTCAAGTAAAGTCAAGCACAATATCAACACTGTGAAATGGACACCCGAAGGGCGGAGATTATTGGTTGCAGCGCATTCTGGCGAGTTTACACTTTGGAATGGTATgacttttaattttgagACTATTATGCAAGCACATGAGTCGCCTATATTGACAATGCAATACTTGAATAATGATGAGTGGTTATTAAGTGGTGATCAAAATGGGACGGTCAAGTATTGGCAACCGAATTTCAATAATGTGAACAACATCACGGCCCATGCAAATTGTGTTAGAGATATCGCATTTTCGCCAAATGACTCCAAATTTCTCACTTGTGGAGATGATTCTTTGGTTAAAATCTGGAATTTCAATAATGGGAAAGAAGAGCGTAGTTTACTGGGACATAACTGGGAAGTCAAGAGTGCGGATTGGCACAAGGACTTGGGTTTAATTGTTAGTGGATCAAAGGATAATTTGGTGAAATTGTGGGATCCAAGAGTTAGTGAATGCATAGCCACATTGCATGGGTTTAAACATACTGTGAATACGACACGTTTTCAACCATGTGGAACAAAGAGATTACTTGCCTCGGTGTCCAGGGACCGCTCGTGTAGAGTGTTTGACTTGACAACCATGAAAGACATGTTGGTGATTAGAGACTCTGAAACGGATCTCTCGTGCTGTTCATGGCATCCACAACACGCTTCATTGCTCACTACTGCTGCTTTCAATGGCTCGATAAATCATTATATTCTTGATACCTATATCCCCAACTCCAACGACGCTATCCCCAAAAAATCCTCTGCATTATCAAACGTGTTTAATCAAGCGGGCTCAATTGAGGCGGTGCAAAAAATACCTTATGCACATGAGCGTGCAGTTCATGCGTTGGAGTACCATCCAATGGGACATTTGTTATGTTCTGCCGGTTCAGATAAAACGGCTCGGTTCTGGTCTCGAGCTAGACCAAACGATCCAATGGCCTGGAAGGATCCAGTGTATACGgatgaaaagaatggaGCATGGTATTATGCTGTGAATAACAATATCAATGCAGTCATGGAAGATCCATCACAGGCGAGGGCAAAAGCCGCTAATAGTGGACCGGGTATTTTGCCTGAAGGAACACACAAAGGGGATGATGGCAGCGCACCTATAGGCGAGAGCAGTACGAATCCCATGATGGCCCATTTGCCTGGTTTGAACCTTCCAGGCTTGAGTTTTTGA
- the ADI1 gene encoding 1,2-dihydroxy-3-keto-5-methylthiopentene dioxygenase: MVEVYYHDNNDTVDNFTEPHNSGKPVSFEELASIGVIYKKITTQEDLDALATQREYKNRDIVNLNLAAFNNDLDAYNAKMQQFYKEHYHDDEEIRYIIDGEGYFDVRNKGDEWIRAKLEKHDLLILPAGIYHRFTLTDGLKYVKAVRLFKDEPKWEAINRDSGKESEARISYAKTISV; the protein is encoded by the coding sequence ATGGTTGAAGTGTACTACCACGATAACAACGACACCGTCGACAATTTCACAGAGCCGCATAACTCGGGCAAACCAGTCTCGTTTGAAGAACTAGCCCTGATTGGAGTCAtctacaaaaaaattactacCCAAGAGGACCTCGATGCCTTGGCTACACAACGTGAATATAAGAACCGAGACATTGTTAATCTCAATTTGGCAGCGTTCAACAATGACTTGGATGCGTATAATGCCAAGATGCAACAATTTTACAAAGAACATTACCACGATGACGAAGAGATTAGATACATTATAGATGGTGAGGGATATTTCGACGTGAGAAATAAAGGAGATGAATGGATCAGGGCCAAGTTGGAGAAGCATGACTTGTTAATTTTGCCCGCTGGTATTTATCATAGATTCACTTTGACTGATGGCTTGAAATATGTCAAAGCAGTGAGGTTGTTTAAGGACGAACCCAAATGGGAGGCAATCAATAGAGATTCTGGTAAAGAGAGCGAAGCCAGAATATCTTACGCTAAAACTATTCTGGTTTAG
- the GIM4 gene encoding Cochaperone prefoldin complex subunit (BUSCO:EOG09265BAK), translated as MSSNKSSSSATAVDEQKSQLLQQEYNKSQQLIQQLESQSGTLASQLQEHIIVDQTLSSIPPEERQVGKRKCYKMIGGVLVEKSIDDVIKILHDEKNQLIKSKKEVDDELEKSRKKLESWISSNKIKIVKG; from the coding sequence ATGAGTCTGAATAAGAGTAGTTCGTCAGCTACAGCAGTAGATGAGCAAAAATCTCAATTGCTCCAGCAAGAATATAACAAGTCGCAACAGTTGATCCAGCAACTAGAGTCCCAGTCCGGGACGCTAGCATCACAACTACAAGAACATATTATAGTGGATCAGACATTGAGCAGTATACCACCTGAAGAGCGTCAGGTGGGGAAGAGGAAATGTTACAAGATGATTGGTGGTGTATTGGTTGAAAAATCTATTGATGATGTGATAAAGATCTTGcatgatgaaaaaaatcagTTGATAAAACTGAAAAAGGAAGTTGATGACGAATTGGAAAAGAGTCGAAAGAAATTGGAGAGTTGGATTAGTAGTAATAAGATCAAGATTGTCAAAGGTTGA
- the NAS2 gene encoding putative 26S proteasome regulatory subunit — MTVDDHDVSGFQGLMSSLNLDPTQFKQYDPLLFPQFTFQQLSNLKSEIESQLSILGNLLSQKYGADMNTPLVSPDGFPRSDIDVVTIRLLRVQIIRLRNDYKDVLKVLENKMEEEFKRLQAEEPESAKSDATKESHQKQGEMAGSALEHTYTPFAIVKEVIAGGPAEAAGLEEEDKIVLFDGDIHSSNNESLQRLVERVRRKNGSNISMKVQRREKSINLTLRPTDQWGGKGLLGCRIVPINS; from the coding sequence ATGACAGTAGACGACCACGATGTTTCCGGCTTTCAAGGTTTAATGAGCTCCTTAAACCTTGATCCTACACAATTCAAACAATATGATCCACTATTATTCCCACAGTTCACATTCCAGCAACTTCTGAATCTCAAACTGGAAATTGAATCGCAATTGAGTATTTTGGGTAATTTGTTGTCACAAAAGTATGGCGCAGATATGAATACCCCATTAGTGTCACCGGATGGATTCCCTCGTAGTGATATTGATGTGGTTACGATTCGACTTTTACGGGTGCAAATTATTCGATTAAGGAATGATTACAAGGACGTGCTCAAGGTTCTTGAGAACAAAATGGAAGAGGAGTTCAAGAGACTCCAAGCAGAGGAACCCGAATCAGCTAAACTGGATGCGACAAAAGAGAGTCATCAGAAACAAGGAGAAATGGCTGGATCGGCTTTAGAACATACATATACTCCGTTTGCAATTGTGAAAGAAGTTATAGCTGGTGGACCAGCAGAAGCAGCGGgtttggaagaagaagataagattgttttatttgatGGTGATATACATTCTCTGAATAACGAAAGCTTACAAAGATTAGTTGAACGAGtgagaaggaaaaatgGACTGAACATACTGATGAAAGTGCAGCGACGTGAGAAAAGTATCAATTTAACCTTACGGCCAACTGATCAGTGGGGCGGTAAAGGCTTATTGGGATGTCGGATCGTTCCAATTAATAGTTGA
- the URM1 gene encoding Ubiquitin- modifier 1 (BUSCO:EOG09265K1R) has translation MPIKIKVEFLGGLDVIASSVRDHKVTLPYEEGEATMKEAVNYIAENLVTDPKDIPVFIEDGTVRAGILVLINDTDWELEGKEDYLVENGDVLIFTSTLHGG, from the coding sequence atGCCTATAAAAATCAAAGTCGAGTTTTTGGGAGGTCTCGATGTGATTGCATCGTCAGTGCGTGACCACAAGGTTACTTTGCCATACGAAGAAGGCGAAGCGACAATGAAAGAAGCTGTAAATTACATTGCTGAGAACCTAGTTACTGATCCAAAGGATATTCCAGTGTTTATTGAAGATGGCACTGTACGTGCTGGTATATTGGTATTAATAAATGATACGGACTGGGAGTTGGAAGGGAAAGAGGATTATTTGGTTGAAAATGGAGATGTATTAATTTTTACAAGTACCCTACATGGTGGATAA
- the WBP1 gene encoding oligosaccharyl transferase glycoprotein complex, beta subunit, whose protein sequence is MFKLVVLISCFLLSFIGKVAAAGTNVTEIEHALVLFDPELVPLNDSTAQLTPEVSQFLNYLSSKYKVAISDYNDEEVSLFYEDYPRFDHLVLFPTSKKAIKNKANLNQHQLLRFVNEGANVFAISGSEKSTLTDGVRSFLNEVGIYPAPKNLQYTDHFNTKNQVVELKDSENLVGKNRILTSLTTKEYTGSAALITNSELVQPIIKSSKTGYTSKVGEPINGETTWTFGEQGFLAVGFQALNNARVVWIGSSELLADSPLYKWCFQETGVIKLQFVQHVREIEPYKPNPHLYKIKEQAIYSVGVSEYQNGEWVPFEVKNDDEQLQLSFKMLDPYQRLNLKPLGPVSSKEDDPQKLDAYLYSVNFTVPDHHGMFTFELDYKRNGLSYILDKKVVTVRHLANDEFRRSWDITNSWLYVASTVLVIASWYYFVISYIYVGKSNLAKKDV, encoded by the coding sequence ATGTTCAAACTTGTAGTATTGATTAGTTGTTTCTTACTAAGCTTTATAGGTAAAGTTGCAGCTGCAGGTACCAATGTTACGGAGATTGAACACGCATTGGTGCTATTTGACCCGGAATTAGTTCCATTGAACGATTCGACTGCACAGTTGACACCAGAAGTATCGCAATTCCTCAATTATCTTAGCTCTAAATACAAAGTTGCAATAAGTGATTacaatgatgaagaagtttCATTATTTTATGAAGATTACCCAAGGTTTGACCATTTGGTGCTATTCCCAACACTGAAGAAGGCAATCAAGAACAAGGCTAATTTGAACCAGCATCAGTTATTACGTTTCGTTAATGAAGGAGCTAATGTTTTTGCCATTAGTGGTTCGGAAAAGAGCACATTGACAGATGGAGTTAGATCATTTTTGAACGAAGTGGGAATATACCCTGCACCCAAAAATTTGCAATACACTGACCATTTcaatacaaaaaaccaGGTGGTTGAGTTGAAAGATTCAGAGAATTTGGTAGGAAAAAACCGTATATTGACATCTTTGACTACCAAGGAGTATACGGGTAGTGCTGCATTAATTACCAACAGTGAATTGGTTCAACCAATTATCAAGTCTTCAAAGACTGGATACACAAGTAAAGTTGGTGAGCCTATAAATGGCGAGACCACGTGGACTTTTGGTGAACAAGGTTTTCTTGCTGTTGGTTTCCAAGCGTTGAACAATGCAAGAGTCGTTTGGATCGGTTCTTCCGAATTGCTTGCGGATTCACCATTATACAAATGGTGTTTTCAAGAAACAGGAGTTATTAAATTACAGTTTGTTCAACATGTGAGGGAGATTGAACCATACAAGCCTAACCCACATTTGTACAAGATCAAGGAGCAAGCAATATATTCAGTTGGTGTCTCCGAGTATCAAAATGGAGAATGGGTACCTTTTGAAGTCAAAAACGATGACGAGCAATTGCAGTTATCGTTCAAAATGCTTGACCCATACCAGAGATTAAACTTGAAGCCACTTGGCCCAGTTAGttcaaaagaagatgacCCTCAAAAATTAGACGCATACCTCTACTCTGTCAACTTCACAGTGCCAGACCATCATGGAATGTTTACCTTTGAGTTAGACTATAAAAGAAACGGATTGAGTTATATTTTGGATAAAAAAGTTGTTACAGTGAGACATTTGGCCAACGATGAGTTTAGAAGGTCGTGGGATATCACAAACTCATGGTTGTATGTAGCAAGCACTGTGCTTGTCATTGCATCATGGTATTATTTTGTCATTTCGTACATCTATGTTGGTAAATCCAATCTTGCCAAAAAGGACGTGTGA
- the ARL3 gene encoding ADP-ribosylation factor protein 3: MFHLASSLYSQYTKREQYNVLILGLDNAGKTTFLEHIKLLYASPTATSQADSGKKNNESSGKKGTFKNGNDSQGSDQAEELQSTSDILKTKRILPTVGQNTTTIKFEASDKHSPLASQFKNINLKFWDLGGQKSLRNMWSRYFTQCHGIIFVIDSTDTARFQECYETLVDIANVDSWLLSNTQDNNDEERMVGGNTAGNIGGDGTVNVPILMLANKQDLPQAVDLVSLKTGVFIKLVSELEATDSKLLPVSVLENQGLRESLEWLVTRLIYNKTNKRPEYK, encoded by the coding sequence ATGTTTCACTTAGCATCATCGTTGTACTCCCAATACACCAAGCGAGAACAATACAACGTCTTGATTCTTGGATTGGATAATGCAGGCAAAACTACTTTTTTGGAGCATATAAAGCTACTATATGCGTCGCCAACTGCGACCTCGCAAGCGGACTCTGGTAAGAAAAACAATGAGTCAAGTGGGAAAAAGGGTACCTTCAAAAATGGTAATGACAGCCAAGGCTCAGATCAAGCTGAGGAACTTCAATCGACGTCAGATATTCTTAAAACCAAGCGTATATTACCAACCGTTGGTCAAAACACAACAACGATCAAATTTGAAGCCTCTGATAAGCATTCGCCGCTAGCGAGTCAGTTCAAGAACATCAATTTGAAATTCTGGGATTTGGGTGGCCAAAAGTCATTGCGAAATATGTGGTCGCGGTATTTCACCCAGTGTCATGGCATCATTTTTGTTATAGATTCAACAGACACCGCTAGGTTTCAAGAGTGTTATGAGACATTGGTTGATATTGCAAACGTCGATAGCTGGTTGCTATCCAATACACAAGATaacaatgatgaagaaaggATGGTTGGTGGGAATACTGCTGGAAACATTGGAGGTGATGGGACGGTTAATGTACCGATCTTGATGCTTGCAAATAAGCAAGATTTGCCCCAGGCTGTTGATTTGGTGAGTTTGAAGACTGGAGTCTTTATCAAATTAGTGAGTGAGTTGGAAGCAACAGACTCAAAGTTATTACCTGTCAgtgttttggaaaaccaGGGATTAAGAGAGAGTTTAGAATGGTTAGTTACAAGGTTGATATAcaataaaacaaacaagcgTCCAGAATACAAGTGA